In one Gossypium hirsutum isolate 1008001.06 chromosome D09, Gossypium_hirsutum_v2.1, whole genome shotgun sequence genomic region, the following are encoded:
- the LOC107920933 gene encoding uncharacterized protein: MPPTPPPPPPQVLKTKSFTSKFRFPSLQMPPAMPLLKLPCLCSSPPSLTPLPPLFLLIRRPRVVASVRAMLTATPVSPPATLSPSALTAALVPRDVQVDFDDKTSWEYLFKVYWVLLKEKLALTLDERTNATNPWKELREASANIEPKHQNDVANLINSYKSLYPKWVFDLRGSVSSKRRRLHLLRLQLMFLLSLQHLYPERFIYL, translated from the exons ATGCCGccaacccccccccccccccccccccaagtTCTGAAAACAAAATCCTTCACTTCAAAATTTCGCTTTCCCTCACTTCAAATGCCGCCGGCGATGCCTCTCCTCAAGCTCCCTTGCCTATGCTCAAGTCCACCATCACTAACGCCGCTTCCACCTCTCTTTCTACTCATAAGAAGACCAAGGGTCGTGGCTTCTGTGAGGGCGATGCTGACCGCCACTCCCGTCTCGCCTCCCGCGACTTTGAGTCCCTCGGCACTGACGGCGGCCCTGGTCCCTAGAGAT GTTCAAGTGGATTTTGATGATAAAACTAGCTGGGAGTATCTGTTTAAGGTGTACTGGGTTCTTTTAAAAGAGAAGCTAGCTTTAACTTTAGATGAGCGTACTAACGCTACAAATCCATGGAAGGAACTTAGAGAAGCTTCAGCTAATATTGAACCAAAGCATCAAAACGACGTTGCAAATTTAATAAATAGTTACAAAAGTTTATACCCAAAATGGGTTTTTGATCTCAG AGGTTCGGTGTCAAGCAAAAGGAGAAGATTGCATCTTTTAAGACTTCAGTTGATGTTCTTACTCTCTCTGCAACACCTATACCCAGAACGCTTTATTTATCTTTGA